In the genome of Deinococcus budaensis, the window GTCATCCCCGGCGGGGCGGTGCTGTCGGTCGCGCTGACGGCCGCTTTCCCGGGCCAGTTCGGCGGGGCCCTGCTCTTCCTGGGGCTGGCGCTCACGTTCCTGGTGCTGGCCCTGCTACCCCCGGCGCGGACCCATGGGGGGACCCACCGCTGGGCGTGGTACCCCGCCGCTGGGGCCCTCGCGCTCGCCGTGCTGAGCGGCGGTTGGTTCTCGGGCGCCCTGGGCACCCTGTGGCCACTCGCCCTGATCGCCCTGGGCGGCGTGCTGCTTTTCGTCCCGCGCCGCGGGCGGCGCTGAGAGGGGGAAGACGGTATGAGTGATCCTGTCGCGTCCGGTGCGGGCGGGGGGCTGGGGAGACGGCCGCCCTCCCTGGTGGGGCCCCTGGTCCTGATCGCCCTGGGGCTGCTGTTCCTGCTGACCAACCTGGGGGTGCTGTCCCCCGGCGTGTGGGACACCCTGTGGCGGCTGTGGCCCTTCGCCCTGATCGCCGTGGGGGTGGAGGTGCTGGTGGGGCGCCGGACCCGCTGGGGCGGCCTCGCCGTGCTGGGGGTGTTCGCCGTCGCCGCCGTCGTGGGCGTGTGGTGGAGCGTCCGGACCCCCGCGGGGGCTGCGCTGACCGATCAGCCAGTCCGGGTCGCCGTGCCCGCCGGGGTCCACCGGGCGGAATTGACCCTGCGCTCCGGGGTCTCGCAGCTCGCCCTGCGGGCTGGGAACCGGGGCGACCTCGTGAGTGGGCAAGTGCAGATTGCCCGGAACGAGCGGCTCACGAACGAGTCCAGCCAGCGCGGGGG includes:
- a CDS encoding LiaF transmembrane domain-containing protein — encoded protein: MSDPVASGAGGGLGRRPPSLVGPLVLIALGLLFLLTNLGVLSPGVWDTLWRLWPFALIAVGVEVLVGRRTRWGGLAVLGVFAVAAVVGVWWSVRTPAGAALTDQPVRVAVPAGVHRAELTLRSGVSQLALRAGNRGDLVSGQVQIARNERLTNESSQRGGTAVVQVAVSGSSSGSFTGQNTPRWTLALAPTLPWTLNVSTGVGRADLDLRNLRVTDLTLAGGVGETTVTLPARGETRADIRSGVGALTVRLPAGLAARVVANAGLGAVQVTLPVTRDGDTSVIGDPGTNPNRAEVRVNGGVGRVLIERAP